From Apium graveolens cultivar Ventura chromosome 9, ASM990537v1, whole genome shotgun sequence, the proteins below share one genomic window:
- the LOC141686179 gene encoding uncharacterized protein LOC141686179, protein MANPMYIEILRHGPFILIESDPESTKGDMVIPTHFEPKDPSTYTEPEKEKVALDSGLQLILIESLDNVMYNNIINYESAKQIWEKIGNLCDGTEELRSNQRRILVSRYEGFMTKPKEGITEVFKRLNKMINDLQLYDKYYEAQEVNLKFFLTLPDHLKQKISVIREGRDLGRITLEVLYDILKTYEPEII, encoded by the coding sequence atggccaatccaatGTATATTGAAATTCTAAGGCATGGACCCTTTATTCTTATTGAAAGTGACCCTGAATCAACAAaaggagacatggtcattcctaCACACTTTGaacctaaagatccatctacCTACACTGAACCAGAGAAAGAAAAGGTTGCTCTTGACAGTGGCTTACAACTCATATTaattgagtctcttgataatgtaatgtacaacaatattatcaATTATGAGTCAGCTaaacaaatctgggagaagataggGAACTTGTGTGATGGAACAGAAGAGTTGAGATCTAATCAGAGAAGAATCTTGGTTTCACGGTATGAAGGTTTCATGACTAAACCAAAAGAAGGCATAACTGAAGTTTTTAAAAGATTAAACAAaatgataaatgacttgcagctttaTGACAAGTATTATGAAGCTCAGGAAGTTAACCTGAAATTCTTTCTCACTCTTCCGGACCACTTGAAACAAAAGATCTCTGtaataagagaaggaagagatttagGGAGAATAACTTTGGAGGTTTTGTATGATATTCTCAAAACCTATGAGCCGGAAATCATATAG